A region of Coturnix japonica isolate 7356 chromosome 15, Coturnix japonica 2.1, whole genome shotgun sequence DNA encodes the following proteins:
- the KLHL22 gene encoding kelch-like protein 22: MAEDQELTQPHKAQLESSLQQRTSNTYRSAEHSQALLSGLVSLRDSSILFDVVLVVEEKPIEAHRILLAASCDYFRGMFAGGLREMEQEEVHIHGISYNAMCKILNFIYTSELELSVNSVQETLAAACQLQIPEVIKFCCDFLMSWVDEENILDVYKLADHYDLRHLSDQLDSYILKNFAAFSRTQAYRQLPLQKVYSLLSSNRLEVNYEFEVYDGALFYHYSPEQLETDQVSLMEPLKLLETVRFPLMEPHILQRLHDKLSPCPLKDTVADALMYHKNECLQPVLQSSQTQLRSEFQCVVGFGGMHSTPSVVLSDKAKYLNPLLGEWRHFTAELAPRMSNQGIAVLNNFVYLIGGDINVSGFRADSRCWRYDPRHDKWFQIQSLQQEHADLSVCVVDNYIYAVAGRDYHEDLREVERYDPKSNTWEYVTPLKKEVYAHAGAALDGKMYITCGRRGEDYLKELQCYDPKTDRWEVLADSPERRAWHGMAALLGKLYVIGGSNNDSGYRRDVHQVACYRPSTDQWTNVCPLPAGHGEPGIAVLDNRIYVLGGRSHNRGIRMDYVHIYDAERDCWEDGPQLEDDISGMAACVLTLPRAILMDTEKWFSEWHTDRMKYHLDLPSEVMSVSDWEEFDNSSED; this comes from the exons ATGGCGGAGGATCAGGAGCTGACTCAGCCACACAAAGCTCAACTCGAGTCCTCCCTTCAGCAGCGCACCAGCAACACATACCGCAGTGCAGAGCACTCTCAGGCTTTGCTCAGTGGCTTGGTATCTCTCCGAGACAGCAGCATCCTCTTTGATGTAGTTCTTGTAGTGGAAGAGAAACCTATTGAGGCTCATCGGATACTGCTAGCTGCATCTTGTGACTATTTCAG aggAATGTTTGCAGGAGGACTGAGAGAGATGGAACAAGAAGAAGTTCATATTCATGGCATCTCCTACAACGCAATGTGTAAAATCTTGAATTTCATTTATACTTCTGAGCTGGAACTCAGTGTGAACAGTGTACAGGAAACCTTAGCCGCAGCCTGTCAGCTTCAG ATTCCAGAAGTCATTAAGTTCTGTTGTGATTTTCTAATGTCCTGGGTAGATGAAGAGAACATCCTCGATGTATACAAACTAGCTGACCATTATGACTTGAGACATTTGAGCGATCAGCTGGACTCCTACATTTTGAAGAACTTTGCAGCTTTCTCAAGGACACAAGCATACCGACAGCTACCCTTGCAGAAGGTCTACTCCCTTCTCAGTAGCAACCGTTTGGAAGTTAACTATGAATTTGAAGTTTACGATGGTGCACTTTTTTATCATTATTCTCCAGAGCAACTGGAGACAGATCAGGTCTCCCTGATGGAGCCCCTTAAGCTACTTGAGACAGTTCGTTTTCCTCTGATGGAACCCCACATCCTGCAAAGGCTTCATGACAAATTAAGTCCATGTCCTTTAAAAGATACAGTCGCAGATGCACTAATGTACCACAAGAATGAATGTCTTCAGCCAGTGCTCCAGAGCTCCCAGACACAGCTGAGATCAGAGTTCCAGTGTGTAGTGGGATTTGGAGGGATGCATTCTACTCCATCCGTTGTTCTCAGTGATAAAGCCAAGTATCTGAACCCCCTGTTGGGAGAGTGGAGGCACTTTACAGCTGAACTAGCCCCCAGAATGTCCAACCAGGGGATTGCTGTTCTCAAtaattttgtatatttaatTGGAGGAGACATCAATGTAAGTGGTTTTCGAGCAGATTCAAGGTGTTGGAG GTATGACCCACGACACGACAAATGGTTCCAGATCCAGTCCCTACAGCAAGAGCATGCTGACCTCAGTGTTTGTGTTGTGGACAATTACATATATGCCGTCGCAGGCCGAGATTACCATGAAGACCTGAGAGAAGTGGAGAGGTATGACCCTAAAAGCAACACTTGGGAATATGTGACACCTCTGAAGAAGGAG GTATATGCACACGCTGGAGCAGCACTGGATGGGAAGATGTATATTACctgtgggaggagaggagaagattATTTGAAGGAGCTGCAATGTTATGATCCAAAGACTGACCGCTGGGAAGTTTTAGCAGATAGTCCAGAGAGACGTGCTTGGCATGGgatggctgcactgctgggaaagCTCTATGTAATTGGAGGAAGCAACAATGATTCTGGCTACAGAAGGGATGTTCACCAG gtTGCCTGCTACAGGCCAAGCACTGATCAGTGGACAAATGTATGTCCGCTTCCTGCAGGACATGGAGAGCCTGGTATTGCTGTCTTAGACAACAGGATCTATGTCTTGGGAGGCAGATCCCACAACAGGGGAATCCGCATGGACTATGTCCACATTTATGATGCAGAAAGAGACTGTTGGGAGGATGGACCCCAGTTGGAGGATGATATTTCTGGGATGGCTGCCTGCGTCCTCACCTTGCCCAGGGCTATTTTAATGGATACAGAGAAATGGTTCTCAGAATGGCACACAGACCGCATGAAGTATCACCTTGACCTTCCGTCAGAAGTTATGAGCGTATCAGACTGGGAGGAATTTGATAATTCAagtgaagattaa